A section of the Rubritalea squalenifaciens DSM 18772 genome encodes:
- a CDS encoding dihydrolipoyl dehydrogenase family protein, whose protein sequence is MTEYDVAVIGGGSGGYAAARTAAAGGMKTVVVDGADELGGLCILRGCMPSKTLIESANRNIVIREAEEFGLKVDGSSVDTKKIIERKRWLIKDFSDYREGQLNDGRFDLLRGFARFEDANTLKVQLRDGGEEVIKAKTVIIASGSSIFVPEIPGLKEAGYLTSDDVLDKEDAPESVIVLGGGAIALELAHYYDGIGKRVTVIQRSEHLLTGMDHDVADELETALKDRGLEVFCGTKILKVDVLTDGVKRVTFEHKGQTVEVAGEEILVALGRNATSDKLALDKAGVALNKDKVKVEASMQTTAPNIFAAGDVCGPYEIVHIAIEQGEKAAENAMMYLRGCDPTEYQLMDYRLKLYGIFTEPQVATVGITEIEAAREGREVLVETYPFNDHGKSMVHGSKHGFVKLIGDAKTKEILGGAVVGPEGTELIHEIVVAMAFRATAGQLARIPHYHPTLSEIWTYPAEDIADA, encoded by the coding sequence ATGACCGAATATGATGTAGCTGTGATTGGTGGTGGAAGTGGTGGCTATGCTGCGGCTCGCACTGCAGCCGCTGGTGGGATGAAGACTGTAGTGGTGGATGGAGCAGATGAGCTTGGCGGGCTGTGCATACTCCGAGGGTGTATGCCCAGTAAGACGCTAATCGAGTCAGCTAACCGTAATATCGTGATTCGCGAAGCGGAAGAGTTCGGGCTTAAGGTGGATGGGAGTTCGGTTGACACCAAGAAGATCATCGAGAGGAAGCGCTGGTTGATTAAAGATTTCAGTGATTACCGTGAGGGTCAACTTAACGATGGTAGATTTGATCTGCTTAGGGGCTTTGCCCGGTTCGAAGATGCAAATACCTTGAAGGTTCAGCTTCGAGATGGTGGCGAAGAAGTCATCAAAGCGAAGACCGTTATCATTGCCAGCGGCTCCAGTATTTTTGTTCCGGAGATTCCAGGCCTCAAGGAGGCTGGCTATCTGACTAGTGATGATGTGCTTGATAAAGAGGATGCCCCTGAGTCAGTGATTGTTTTAGGTGGTGGCGCTATAGCGCTAGAGCTGGCGCATTATTATGATGGGATCGGAAAGAGAGTAACTGTGATCCAGCGCAGTGAGCACCTGCTTACGGGGATGGATCATGATGTTGCGGATGAGCTGGAGACCGCATTGAAAGATCGAGGTCTAGAAGTTTTCTGCGGTACAAAGATCCTCAAGGTTGATGTTCTAACAGATGGTGTGAAGCGAGTGACCTTCGAGCACAAGGGGCAGACAGTAGAAGTCGCCGGGGAGGAGATCTTGGTTGCCTTGGGGCGAAATGCAACAAGTGATAAACTGGCTCTAGATAAGGCCGGAGTCGCACTGAATAAAGACAAAGTAAAGGTGGAGGCAAGTATGCAGACGACAGCTCCAAATATATTTGCTGCCGGTGATGTCTGTGGTCCCTACGAGATTGTGCACATCGCTATCGAGCAAGGTGAGAAAGCCGCAGAGAATGCGATGATGTATCTGCGCGGATGTGATCCTACGGAGTACCAGTTGATGGATTACCGTCTTAAGCTCTATGGAATATTTACCGAGCCTCAGGTGGCGACTGTGGGGATCACCGAGATCGAAGCAGCGCGAGAAGGGCGTGAAGTTCTTGTAGAAACGTATCCTTTCAATGATCATGGAAAATCCATGGTACACGGAAGTAAGCATGGTTTCGTGAAATTGATTGGGGATGCCAAGACTAAAGAGATTCTTGGCGGTGCAGTCGTAGGACCTGAGGGAACCGAGTTAATCCATGAGATAGTCGTCGCCATGGCTTTCAGGGCTACGGCTGGGCAATTGGCCCGAATACCGCATTACCACCCGACACTGAGCGAAATCTGGACTTATCCGGCCGAAGATATCGCGGATGCTTGA
- a CDS encoding ATP-binding protein — translation MEILESDYEKLGAFYLGREYDLKKSEMQDQLVMYDSKDLVTHGVVLGMTGSGKTGLCISLLEEAAMDNIPAIVIDPKGDIANLMLTFPEMQGSDFRPWINEDDAAKKGLSGEEYAKKTAKMWKEGIESWGQGCDRVKAFRENVDVNIFTPGSRAGIPVSILGSLEVPPFEVMDDSELLGDRIESTVSSLLSLVGVDADSIQSPEAVLLSTVFNHAWNAEKSLTIESLIVAIMNPDFDKVGVIDLESFYPAKKRQELALKFNNLLASPGFSTWMEGPSLDIQKMLYQDNGKARISIFSIAHLSDSERMFFVSILLNQMLGWMRTQSGTTSLRALLYMDEIYGYLPPTANPPSKKPMMTMLKQARAFGLGVLLATQNPVDLDYKALSNIGTWWLGRLQTERDKMRVLDGLQGAAASQDSSFDREAMETLLAGLGSRVFLMNNVHEDGPVVFHVRWVMSYLRGPLTRRQIKTLMDPKRDAWKQKEVPHKATPNTNPMAMPEKQQGSVAAGAVRPVVSDGVEEFFTEAHRGQHYTPHLLRQATVHFSNEKRGIDGARVVRFINRIQEDGIDWDHDVVVKESLDALQEVPSDGVDFAELPGFAMNEKNYQGVEDDFEEWLYRNERLELLYCPLTDQYSKMGEVEGQFRARLAHAAREARDEAIEKIRDKVESKVKTKEGQLSRAIAAVERERTQANNAKLRAGGSILNAVIGVLFSRKKISSTNVRRGSSSVTQAGNAMQQARDVEVAEAKVEDIRAQIAELEDELRDEIRELEQKFDPAAVKLERDVVKPYKKDIQIDSVGLIWIGL, via the coding sequence ATGGAAATTTTGGAATCCGACTATGAGAAGTTAGGGGCGTTTTATCTGGGGCGTGAATACGACCTGAAGAAGAGTGAAATGCAGGATCAGCTTGTCATGTATGATTCCAAGGATCTGGTTACACATGGAGTGGTGCTTGGGATGACTGGCAGTGGAAAGACAGGTCTTTGTATATCTCTGTTAGAAGAGGCGGCCATGGACAATATCCCGGCCATAGTGATCGACCCTAAAGGAGATATAGCCAATTTGATGCTTACTTTTCCCGAAATGCAGGGTAGCGATTTCCGCCCCTGGATTAATGAGGACGATGCAGCGAAGAAGGGATTGAGCGGCGAGGAGTACGCCAAAAAGACGGCTAAGATGTGGAAGGAGGGGATTGAGAGCTGGGGACAAGGCTGTGATCGTGTGAAAGCATTCAGGGAGAATGTGGATGTAAATATATTTACGCCAGGTAGTCGTGCGGGGATTCCCGTGTCAATTCTAGGTTCCTTGGAGGTTCCGCCTTTCGAGGTGATGGACGATAGTGAGTTGTTAGGTGACCGTATTGAAAGCACGGTGAGCTCCTTGCTGTCCTTGGTTGGCGTGGATGCAGATTCCATACAAAGCCCAGAGGCTGTTTTGCTCTCGACCGTATTCAATCATGCTTGGAATGCTGAGAAGAGTCTCACGATAGAGAGTCTGATCGTAGCGATCATGAATCCGGATTTTGATAAGGTGGGTGTGATTGACTTGGAGAGCTTTTACCCGGCGAAGAAGCGCCAAGAGTTGGCTCTGAAGTTTAATAACCTTCTGGCATCTCCCGGTTTCTCTACCTGGATGGAGGGGCCCAGCTTAGATATTCAGAAAATGCTGTATCAGGATAACGGCAAAGCGCGGATTTCGATTTTCTCTATTGCCCACCTCAGTGACAGCGAGCGGATGTTTTTTGTCAGTATCCTGCTGAATCAAATGCTGGGTTGGATGCGTACTCAGAGTGGGACCACGAGTCTGCGTGCGTTGCTTTATATGGATGAAATCTATGGGTACCTGCCGCCCACAGCAAACCCACCGAGCAAGAAGCCGATGATGACCATGCTAAAGCAGGCACGGGCCTTTGGTTTGGGAGTACTCTTGGCTACCCAAAACCCAGTAGATTTGGACTACAAAGCGCTCTCTAACATTGGAACCTGGTGGTTGGGGCGCTTGCAGACCGAGCGTGATAAAATGCGTGTTCTCGATGGCCTTCAAGGTGCAGCAGCAAGTCAGGATAGTTCATTTGATCGTGAAGCAATGGAGACTTTGCTCGCCGGCTTGGGTAGCAGAGTTTTCCTCATGAACAATGTGCATGAGGATGGCCCGGTGGTCTTCCATGTACGCTGGGTCATGAGCTACTTGCGTGGTCCGCTGACCCGTAGGCAAATCAAGACCTTGATGGATCCCAAAAGGGATGCCTGGAAACAAAAGGAAGTGCCGCATAAAGCGACACCTAATACTAACCCAATGGCCATGCCTGAGAAACAGCAGGGAAGTGTGGCCGCAGGAGCTGTTAGGCCAGTGGTGAGTGATGGCGTGGAAGAGTTTTTCACAGAAGCTCACCGTGGTCAGCACTACACTCCTCACTTGCTGAGACAGGCCACCGTGCACTTCAGTAATGAGAAGCGTGGGATAGATGGAGCGCGCGTCGTGCGATTCATCAATCGTATTCAAGAGGACGGGATTGATTGGGATCACGATGTGGTGGTGAAAGAAAGCCTGGATGCTCTTCAGGAAGTTCCCTCAGATGGTGTGGATTTTGCCGAGCTTCCGGGCTTTGCCATGAACGAGAAAAATTACCAAGGAGTAGAGGATGATTTTGAAGAATGGCTCTACCGTAATGAGCGCCTTGAGCTGCTCTATTGTCCTTTGACAGATCAGTACTCGAAGATGGGAGAGGTGGAGGGACAGTTCCGTGCCCGCTTGGCACATGCCGCTAGAGAGGCACGTGATGAGGCGATCGAAAAGATCCGCGATAAAGTCGAAAGTAAGGTGAAGACTAAGGAGGGGCAGTTGAGCCGGGCCATTGCTGCTGTGGAGCGTGAGAGGACGCAGGCAAATAATGCCAAGTTAAGGGCAGGCGGGAGTATTCTTAACGCAGTGATTGGAGTGTTATTCAGCCGGAAGAAAATCAGTTCTACTAATGTTCGTCGCGGCAGTAGTTCCGTTACCCAAGCGGGTAATGCGATGCAGCAGGCCCGCGATGTCGAGGTGGCTGAAGCCAAAGTAGAGGATATTCGCGCTCAAATCGCTGAACTTGAAGACGAGCTTAGAGATGAAATCCGTGAGCTTGAGCAAAAGTTCGACCCGGCAGCGGTCAAGCTAGAGAGGGATGTGGTGAAGCCCTACAAGAAGGATATCCAGATCGATTCCGTGGGACTGATTTGGATTGGGCTGTAA
- a CDS encoding cysteine desulfurase family protein codes for MIYLDSNATTQVHPEVLEAMLPYLTDQCYNPSSGYRAGKKVKEAIEEARVQMAQLINAEPDEIYFTGCGTESNNAVLLSLAKMAGENKRIVTSAIEHSAILRVCEELEREGFLVERVGVDSEGRLDLDAWKTAVSKGDVCMATLMWANNETGVIQPIAEAYKAANDAGVPFHTDAIQAVGKAHVDVKEVPVDFLSISGHKFHAPKGVGALYIRQGVGFEPLLRGGGQEKGKRSGTENVASIIGMGTAAELMRSRLEMDCHDCVGALRDHLEHRLLTELDGVQINGSMEHRTKNTSHLSFEGCEAAGLLILLDEYGVACSAGSACMTGKQKPSHVQKAMGFDDARAKSSLRISFSILTTKDETDKAVEAIKKAVGKLRSVQGAGGVGPVVVYT; via the coding sequence ATGATCTATTTGGATTCCAATGCGACCACTCAAGTGCATCCAGAAGTGCTGGAGGCGATGCTGCCTTATCTGACGGACCAGTGCTATAATCCGTCCAGTGGCTATCGTGCAGGGAAGAAGGTCAAGGAGGCAATAGAGGAAGCAAGGGTTCAGATGGCGCAGCTTATCAACGCGGAACCTGATGAGATCTACTTCACTGGTTGCGGGACAGAATCCAATAATGCGGTTCTACTCTCGCTGGCTAAGATGGCGGGTGAGAATAAGAGGATTGTGACCAGTGCCATTGAGCATAGTGCTATTTTGAGAGTCTGTGAGGAATTGGAGCGTGAAGGCTTCCTCGTGGAGCGCGTAGGTGTGGACTCTGAGGGGAGACTCGACCTCGATGCCTGGAAGACTGCGGTGTCTAAGGGGGACGTCTGTATGGCGACACTTATGTGGGCCAATAACGAAACCGGGGTGATCCAGCCTATTGCAGAAGCCTATAAAGCGGCCAATGATGCTGGGGTGCCATTCCATACTGATGCGATTCAGGCTGTGGGGAAGGCGCATGTGGATGTGAAGGAGGTGCCTGTCGATTTTCTTTCCATTTCTGGCCACAAGTTCCACGCACCGAAAGGTGTGGGCGCTCTGTACATTCGTCAGGGGGTTGGTTTCGAACCCTTGCTTCGAGGCGGCGGACAAGAGAAGGGGAAGCGCAGTGGGACTGAGAATGTGGCGTCCATCATCGGCATGGGGACGGCTGCAGAATTGATGCGCTCACGATTGGAGATGGACTGTCACGATTGCGTCGGGGCGCTGAGAGATCATCTTGAGCACCGTCTGCTGACAGAGCTCGATGGAGTGCAGATTAATGGCTCCATGGAGCATCGCACCAAGAACACGTCTCATCTTTCCTTTGAGGGCTGCGAGGCGGCAGGTCTACTGATTCTGCTCGATGAGTACGGGGTGGCCTGCTCTGCGGGGAGTGCCTGCATGACAGGGAAACAAAAGCCAAGTCACGTGCAGAAAGCAATGGGCTTTGATGACGCCAGAGCTAAGAGCAGCCTGCGTATCTCGTTCTCGATTCTTACGACTAAAGATGAGACGGACAAGGCTGTCGAGGCCATCAAGAAGGCTGTCGGCAAGCTCCGCAGTGTGCAGGGTGCTGGCGGTGTGGGGCCTGTGGTGGTATACACCTAG
- a CDS encoding bifunctional transcriptional activator/DNA repair enzyme AdaA, which produces MTNKHPDLPSGHASAVQRACVLLREGQTIDYVSRKVGMSRYHFQRVFKETLGCTPGAYVKSCRADKLRERLSESDSVTDAIYASGYGASSRFYEEANEILGMAANRYRKGGEGEVIRFAVGECSLGAVLVASSEKGICALFLGDDPQELVNDLEKRFGKAVLLGGEKDYEEIVAKVVGFIESPSQKFDLPLDLRGSVFQMKVWKALAGIKHGETVSYAELAQRVGMPKATRAVASACGANPVSVVIPCHRVVRADGSLSGYRWGVERKKRLLDRERR; this is translated from the coding sequence ATGACGAATAAACATCCAGATCTTCCGAGCGGGCATGCTTCTGCTGTCCAGCGAGCGTGTGTCCTCTTGCGTGAAGGGCAAACGATTGACTATGTCAGCAGGAAGGTGGGTATGAGCCGTTATCATTTCCAGAGAGTATTTAAAGAGACTCTGGGCTGTACACCGGGAGCCTATGTGAAGAGTTGCCGTGCGGATAAGCTCAGGGAGAGGTTATCAGAGAGTGACAGCGTTACAGACGCTATCTATGCGTCGGGTTACGGGGCTAGTTCCCGGTTCTATGAAGAAGCGAATGAGATATTGGGGATGGCTGCTAATCGCTACCGAAAAGGGGGAGAAGGTGAGGTCATCCGTTTCGCTGTAGGAGAGTGCTCGCTAGGAGCAGTTTTGGTGGCCTCATCTGAAAAAGGTATCTGTGCTTTATTCCTCGGTGACGACCCTCAGGAGTTGGTGAATGATTTGGAAAAACGATTCGGAAAAGCGGTGCTTTTAGGGGGTGAAAAAGACTATGAAGAAATCGTCGCGAAGGTGGTAGGATTCATCGAATCACCGAGTCAGAAATTTGATTTGCCTCTGGATTTGAGAGGGAGTGTTTTTCAGATGAAAGTTTGGAAAGCTCTGGCTGGGATCAAGCATGGAGAGACGGTAAGCTATGCCGAACTGGCCCAGAGAGTGGGGATGCCCAAAGCAACCCGGGCGGTAGCTAGTGCTTGTGGAGCGAATCCTGTCTCAGTCGTCATTCCCTGTCACCGGGTTGTTAGGGCGGATGGGTCTTTATCTGGTTACCGCTGGGGGGTGGAGCGGAAGAAGAGATTGCTAGATAGAGAGCGTCGTTGA
- a CDS encoding alpha-ketoglutarate-dependent dioxygenase AlkB family protein has protein sequence MDLFGYDPAANLLPCDGEAYYHGPIFEGAYFGQLMRETEWRQDEAVIYGKRILTARKVAWCGDKRYRYRYSGTVKIAQPWSPGLSQLRDRVGAVLGAHFNSCLLNLYEDGSQGMAWHSDDETMLRRHGVIASVSFGAERRFLFKHKKSGEKVELMLEDGSLLVMKGTTQDHWLHSIPKMARVKGPRINLTFRQILE, from the coding sequence ATGGACCTTTTTGGCTATGACCCGGCTGCGAATCTACTTCCTTGTGATGGGGAGGCTTATTATCACGGGCCTATCTTTGAGGGCGCCTATTTTGGCCAGTTGATGAGGGAGACCGAGTGGCGCCAAGATGAGGCCGTCATCTATGGTAAACGTATCCTTACGGCACGTAAGGTAGCATGGTGTGGTGACAAGCGTTATCGCTATCGTTATTCAGGCACTGTGAAGATTGCGCAGCCATGGTCTCCCGGGCTCAGTCAGTTGCGTGATCGGGTGGGTGCAGTCTTGGGGGCACATTTCAATTCTTGCTTACTCAATCTCTATGAAGATGGCAGTCAGGGGATGGCTTGGCACAGTGATGATGAGACGATGCTTAGGAGGCACGGGGTGATTGCATCTGTCAGTTTTGGAGCGGAACGTAGATTTTTGTTCAAGCACAAGAAGAGCGGGGAGAAGGTCGAATTGATGTTAGAGGATGGCAGTCTTTTAGTGATGAAAGGCACGACTCAGGATCACTGGCTACACAGCATTCCCAAGATGGCTCGAGTGAAAGGCCCTAGGATTAACCTTACCTTCCGACAAATCTTAGAATGA
- the ilvC gene encoding ketol-acid reductoisomerase, whose protein sequence is MAAKIYTNKDCNIASIKRKKLAVIGFGSQGHAHALNLKDSGCDVTIGLYKKSKSRAVAQKLGFKVDDTAEVVKNCDVIMVALPDTVIPEVYEKEIAPNLKKGQTLIFCHGFAVHFGFISVPKDVNVIMVAPKGPGHTVRSQYVNGKGVPTLIAIENDADGKAQKIALGWAKGIGGSRAGVFETNFREETVTDLFGEQVVLCGGASALVKAGFETLVEAGYQPEMAYFECLHELKLIVDLMVESGIAGMRFSISETAEYGDVTVGPKIINDSVKKRMAAQLKRIEDGKFAKEWMKEYKDGCKNFNAIRKAEAKHQIEEVGERLRGTMSWIKKSKIGKGVSQASYVSASK, encoded by the coding sequence ATGGCTGCTAAAATCTACACAAACAAGGACTGCAACATTGCGAGCATCAAGCGCAAGAAACTCGCAGTGATCGGCTTCGGTTCACAGGGCCACGCACACGCTCTGAACCTTAAGGATAGTGGATGCGATGTTACCATCGGTCTCTACAAGAAGTCCAAGTCTCGCGCCGTAGCTCAGAAGCTCGGCTTCAAAGTTGATGACACTGCTGAAGTAGTAAAGAACTGCGATGTCATCATGGTTGCTCTTCCAGACACTGTTATCCCAGAAGTATACGAAAAGGAAATCGCTCCAAACCTGAAGAAGGGTCAGACCCTCATCTTCTGTCACGGTTTCGCAGTACACTTCGGTTTCATTTCCGTTCCTAAGGACGTTAACGTAATCATGGTTGCTCCTAAGGGCCCAGGTCACACTGTTCGTTCCCAGTACGTAAACGGCAAGGGTGTACCAACACTCATCGCTATCGAGAACGATGCTGACGGCAAAGCTCAGAAGATCGCTCTTGGCTGGGCCAAGGGTATCGGTGGTTCCCGCGCTGGTGTTTTCGAAACAAACTTCCGTGAAGAGACTGTTACTGACCTCTTCGGTGAGCAGGTTGTTCTCTGCGGTGGCGCATCCGCACTTGTTAAGGCTGGCTTCGAGACTCTTGTTGAAGCTGGTTATCAGCCAGAGATGGCTTACTTCGAGTGCTTGCACGAGCTTAAGCTCATCGTTGACCTCATGGTTGAGAGCGGCATCGCCGGTATGCGTTTCTCCATCTCTGAGACTGCTGAGTACGGTGACGTAACAGTTGGTCCTAAGATCATTAACGACTCTGTTAAGAAGCGTATGGCTGCTCAGCTTAAGCGCATCGAAGACGGCAAGTTTGCCAAAGAGTGGATGAAGGAATACAAGGACGGCTGCAAGAACTTCAACGCGATCCGCAAGGCTGAAGCCAAGCATCAGATCGAAGAAGTTGGCGAGCGTCTTCGTGGCACCATGAGCTGGATCAAGAAGTCCAAGATCGGTAAGGGTGTTTCTCAGGCATCTTACGTTTCTGCTTCCAAGTAA
- a CDS encoding DUF6882 domain-containing protein has translation MKDGYNIDSEMENACYRLASIMDDLEEHWHFSKVTEWGLDDEAGLIHWTLPNGKQVSAACQVMGTYDLGTGSFLWAWGNESIDSNLKEDAQRVHDFGQQNGVDFLTFRKLDCAEDDVWDLIALASQICDSRGAYCGEMDGVLIYVSFGDIKVVS, from the coding sequence ATGAAGGACGGATACAACATCGACTCAGAGATGGAGAATGCATGCTACCGCCTGGCGAGTATCATGGATGATCTTGAGGAGCATTGGCACTTTAGCAAGGTGACCGAGTGGGGGCTGGATGATGAAGCTGGATTGATCCACTGGACTTTACCAAATGGTAAGCAGGTTTCTGCGGCTTGCCAGGTGATGGGTACCTATGACCTTGGTACCGGATCATTCCTGTGGGCCTGGGGGAATGAGTCCATCGATAGCAATTTGAAGGAGGATGCCCAGCGTGTGCACGATTTCGGGCAACAGAACGGCGTCGATTTCCTGACCTTCCGAAAATTGGATTGTGCTGAGGACGATGTGTGGGACCTCATTGCGCTGGCATCACAGATTTGCGATAGTCGTGGTGCTTATTGTGGGGAGATGGATGGTGTGCTGATTTACGTAAGCTTCGGAGATATTAAAGTAGTCAGTTGA
- a CDS encoding HAD family hydrolase — protein MKGYALFDLDQTIVPWDTQLLFCNFVLKKEPLRRLHVLGFLPFLPFNKLIGTEGMKRVFLNYLYGLDQSVLDAYAKEFVDELMEGGLYDEIVDEVKRQKSEGRLTILNSASPEIWVKYLGPALGFDHWYGTRVVINGKVDLFPDIYGGNNKGAVKLGRMKKHFPEGWSEGDVLPNSWGYSDSHADIPMLDICEHNVMVHPTSKLLEYGQGKGWEVRTPKRPTANRTQFGIACFKQMLGVY, from the coding sequence ATGAAGGGATACGCGCTATTTGATTTGGACCAGACCATTGTGCCTTGGGATACTCAGTTGCTGTTCTGTAATTTTGTACTCAAAAAGGAGCCTTTGCGTCGCTTGCATGTTTTGGGGTTTCTCCCGTTTTTGCCGTTCAATAAGTTGATCGGCACAGAAGGGATGAAGAGGGTGTTTTTAAATTACCTCTATGGCTTAGATCAGTCTGTCCTGGATGCTTATGCTAAGGAGTTCGTTGATGAATTGATGGAGGGTGGCCTCTACGATGAGATCGTTGATGAGGTGAAGCGCCAGAAGTCGGAAGGGCGATTGACTATTCTTAATTCTGCTAGCCCGGAAATCTGGGTCAAATATTTGGGGCCGGCACTGGGTTTCGATCATTGGTATGGAACTCGTGTAGTCATCAATGGGAAGGTTGATCTCTTCCCGGATATTTACGGCGGTAATAACAAAGGGGCCGTCAAGCTGGGACGTATGAAGAAACATTTCCCGGAGGGCTGGAGTGAGGGGGATGTTTTGCCCAATAGCTGGGGCTACTCTGATAGTCACGCGGATATCCCGATGCTGGATATCTGCGAGCATAACGTAATGGTTCATCCTACCAGCAAGCTATTAGAATATGGCCAGGGCAAAGGGTGGGAGGTAAGAACGCCTAAACGTCCTACTGCTAACAGGACTCAATTTGGTATTGCTTGTTTCAAGCAGATGCTCGGGGTCTATTAA
- the ruvC gene encoding crossover junction endodeoxyribonuclease RuvC, whose product MRVLSIDPAVRNTGYAVIEGDHSKQRAIDYGVISIPAKIPQSGALSAVRTGLANLITQYEPDVVAVEGIIFVQSVRTAISMGAARAAALIAAADHGLEIYEYAPKKVKKAVVGNGNADKAQVAFMVRALLGLSETPPHDAADAIAIAIAHLSASDPAKASLLQSSRV is encoded by the coding sequence ATGCGTGTCCTCTCTATTGACCCAGCTGTCAGGAATACAGGGTACGCCGTGATCGAAGGCGATCACAGCAAGCAACGTGCGATTGACTACGGGGTCATCTCTATCCCCGCCAAGATTCCCCAATCCGGAGCACTCTCCGCCGTCAGGACTGGACTGGCTAATTTGATCACCCAGTACGAGCCTGACGTGGTCGCCGTCGAGGGAATCATCTTCGTGCAGTCTGTTCGCACGGCCATCAGCATGGGCGCAGCCAGGGCGGCGGCTTTGATAGCAGCCGCCGATCACGGGCTCGAAATCTACGAGTACGCCCCCAAGAAAGTCAAAAAAGCCGTCGTTGGAAATGGTAACGCGGATAAAGCTCAAGTTGCCTTTATGGTCAGGGCTTTGTTAGGATTATCTGAAACACCGCCTCACGACGCCGCTGACGCGATCGCCATAGCAATTGCACACCTATCTGCCTCAGACCCCGCCAAGGCCTCCTTGCTCCAATCTAGCCGTGTATAA
- a CDS encoding DEAD/DEAH box helicase yields the protein MSFKDLGLSEPILKAVTEAGYENPTPIQAQAIPLVLEGRDVVGASQTGTGKTAAFALPSLSKIKPIGKPQILVLEPTRELAHQVAEQFETYGKHTGCKVALLYGGVGYGAQTEALQAGADIVVATPGRMVDHFYRGTMRFGDLKILILDEVDRMLDMGFLPIVRKIVNLCPWKNALNKPREEREEKFKLREFADRQTLFFSATMPPAIQGFADFCLDNPAKIEIARREVAKTINHAFYPVSMDQRDDLLLALLKQTDFNSVMVFTRTRKEADQVCSMLNTRSDAKVTAMHSDIKQSDRMKALSGFKDGTYNILVATDVAARGIDISTVTHVINYRVPENAEDYVHRIGRTGRAESEGDAFTILTADELDFATSVENFVNQKIKRRKLENFDYKYTALLDESPAKSIRKKRPSAPRRRRR from the coding sequence ATGTCTTTCAAAGATCTCGGACTCTCAGAGCCTATTCTTAAAGCCGTTACAGAAGCCGGCTACGAAAACCCTACCCCCATTCAGGCACAGGCAATCCCATTGGTATTGGAGGGTCGAGATGTCGTAGGTGCTTCTCAAACTGGCACAGGAAAGACTGCCGCATTCGCCCTCCCCTCTCTTTCGAAAATCAAACCCATCGGCAAACCTCAGATTCTTGTCTTGGAGCCTACAAGGGAACTGGCACACCAGGTTGCTGAGCAGTTTGAGACCTATGGAAAGCATACTGGCTGCAAAGTGGCCCTACTCTACGGAGGTGTAGGCTATGGAGCCCAGACAGAAGCTCTCCAAGCCGGTGCTGACATCGTAGTAGCCACTCCAGGCCGCATGGTAGATCACTTCTACAGAGGCACCATGCGCTTCGGAGACCTAAAAATTCTTATCCTCGATGAGGTGGATCGCATGCTCGACATGGGTTTCCTTCCAATCGTTCGCAAGATTGTCAATCTCTGCCCATGGAAGAATGCACTCAACAAGCCTCGAGAGGAGCGTGAAGAGAAGTTTAAGCTTAGAGAGTTTGCCGACCGCCAGACACTCTTCTTCTCTGCCACCATGCCTCCAGCCATCCAGGGGTTTGCAGATTTCTGCTTGGACAACCCGGCTAAAATCGAGATCGCACGTCGTGAAGTGGCCAAGACCATCAACCACGCCTTCTATCCAGTCTCCATGGATCAGCGTGATGATCTACTGCTCGCTCTTCTCAAGCAGACGGATTTCAACTCCGTCATGGTATTCACCCGTACTCGTAAAGAAGCCGACCAAGTCTGCTCCATGCTGAACACACGTAGCGATGCCAAGGTCACCGCCATGCACTCAGACATCAAGCAGTCTGATCGCATGAAAGCTCTCAGTGGCTTCAAAGACGGCACCTACAACATCCTTGTGGCCACAGATGTCGCTGCCCGCGGCATCGATATCTCCACGGTGACTCATGTGATCAACTACCGAGTCCCTGAGAATGCAGAAGACTACGTACACCGCATCGGCCGTACTGGCCGTGCCGAGTCCGAGGGTGATGCATTCACCATCCTCACTGCAGACGAACTAGACTTCGCTACTTCAGTAGAAAATTTTGTGAACCAGAAGATTAAGCGCCGTAAGCTTGAAAACTTTGACTACAAGTACACAGCCTTACTAGACGAATCCCCGGCCAAATCGATTAGAAAGAAACGTCCATCTGCCCCTCGCAGACGCCGCCGATAG